The following are encoded together in the Lathyrus oleraceus cultivar Zhongwan6 chromosome 3, CAAS_Psat_ZW6_1.0, whole genome shotgun sequence genome:
- the LOC127130776 gene encoding uncharacterized protein LOC127130776: MSDSENSNSDHNTQKTPTVANVSEQSVAATGVSKHDFHPALAVSNIRNHIPIILEMEKDQYGTWAELFRIHARSHRVLHHIVPSTEKAPPAPTDVEHEQWTTLDATVLQWIYSTISTDLLTTILEPNSTAVEAWNRLEDIFQDNQNARAVTLEQEFSNTRMEDFPNVSAYCQRLKMLSDQLRNVGSPVNNHRLVLQLISGLPEAYRSVATLIRQSNPLPAFYQARSMLTLEEAGMAKMANTGSHAAMHTTQSKPIEDTSQRGNRRPNNRSRSRGNQSRGGGRNNRSGPQPGAPNTPPSWSSPPWQQQQQYLAWQPWGWTPPP; encoded by the coding sequence ATGTCTGATTCCGAAAACAGCAATAGCGACCACAATACTCAGAAAACTCCCACTGTAGCCAATGTTTCCGAGCAGTCCGTCGCTGCCACCGGTGTTTCAAAACATGATTTTCATCCCGCTCTTGCTGTCTCCAACATTAGGAACCACATTCCTATTATTCTTGAGATGGAAAAAGATCAGTATGGAACATGGGCCGAGCTTTTCCGAATTCATGCTCGCTCACATCGAGTCTTGCATCACATTGTTCCATCTACGGAAAAAGCACCTCCAGCCCCTACCGATGTCGAGCATGAACAATGGACCACTCTTGATGCCACCGTTCTCCAGTGGATTTATTCCACCATTTCTACTGATTTGCTGACCACTATCCTGGAACCCAACTCGACTGCAGTAGAAGCTTGGAATCGCTTAGAAGATATCTTTCAGGACAACCAAAATGCTCGAGCTGTCACTCTTGAGCAAGAGTTTTCTAACACTCGTATGGAGGATTTTCCAAATGTCTCTGCTTACTGTCAGCGTCTTAAGATGCTTTCTGATCAATTGAGAAATGTCGGCTCCCCTGTCAACAATCATCGTCTTGTCCTTCAGCTGATATCGGGTCTCCCAGAAGCTTACCGTAGTGTTGCCACCTTGATTCGCCAGAGTAATCCTCTCCCTGCATTCTATCAGGCTCGTTCAATGCTCACTTTGGAAGAAGCCGGTATGGCTAAGATGGCAAACACAGGCTCTCATGCTGCCATGCACACCACTCAGTCAAAACCTATTGAAGACACCTCTCAGCGTGGCAACCGCCGCCCCAACAATCGTTCTCGTTCTCGTGGCAACCAGAGCCGCGGAGGGGGACGCAATAACCGCAGTGGTCCTCAGCCTGGAGCTCCCAACACTCCTCCATCATGGTCCTCTCCTCCTTGGCAGCAGCAACAACAGTACCTAGCTTGGCAACCATGGGGTTGGACTCCACCACCA
- the LOC127126884 gene encoding MDIS1-interacting receptor like kinase 2, with product MIMFIILFVLSSLSCSQAVFEAIEIEAQALLKWKHTFDNHSQTLLSTWINNTNPCTWRGIQCHKSKSISIINLENFGLKGTLHSLTFSSFPNLITINIYRNHFYGTIPPQIGNMSKISTLNFSRNPIEGSIPQQIFTLKSLQNLDFSVCKLSGEISNSIGNLSNLLYLDLGSNDFSGGSIPPEIGKLNKLGYLAIPESSLIGSIPKEIGLLTNLILIDLSCNSLSGVIPETIGNMSKLNKLILSNNTMFSGPIPQSLWNMSSLNVIYFQNMNLSGSISDSIQNLVNLNELALDENRLSGSIPSTIGKLKNLVVLYLLFNRLSGSIPASIGNLINLDVLSLQVNNLSGTIPDSIGNLKKLTVFEVASNKLHGRIPNGLYNITNWESFVVSENYLVGHLPSQICSGGKLSYLNAYHNRFTGPVPTSLKNCSSIERIRLEENQIEGDISQDFGVYPKLRYLDMSDNKFHGHLSTNWEKSLDLDTFKVSNNNISGVIPLEIIGLTKLGKLHLSSNQLTGKLPKELGDMKSLVELKISNNQLRDNIPIEIGMLQRLEMLDLGGNELSGTIPEEVTRLPRLRLLNLSRNKIEGSIPHQFGSALESLDLSGNFLNGKIPTAFGDLVQLSMLNLSHNMLSGTIPLNFERSLDFVNISDNQLDGPLPKIPAFLNASFESFKNNKGLCGNISGLDPCATSHSRKSKNVLWSVLIALGALILAVCSVGVSMYILCRRKSSKKESQTEEAQRGVLFSIWTHDGKMMFENIIEATENFDDKHLIGVGSQGSVYKAELSSDLVVAVKKFHFVTDETKSYFSSKPFISEIETLTEIKHRNIIKLYGFCSHSKFSFLVYKFMEGGSLDKMLNNDTQATAFDWEKRVNVVKGVANALSYLHHDCSPPIIHRDISSKNVLLNLDYEAHVSDFGTAKFLKPGLPSYTHFAGTFGYAAPELAQTVEANEKCDVYSFGVLALEIIMGKHPGDLISLFLSPSTRSMADNMLLKDVLDQRPQQVMKPIDEEVILIARLALACLSQKPHSRPTMEQVSKMLAIGKTPLGNQLRMIRLGQLE from the exons ATGATTATGTTCATAATTCTCTTTGTCCTTTCATCACTTTCATGCTCACAAGCTGTATTTGAAGCCATTGAAATTGAAGCACAGGCTTTGTTAAAATGGAAACATACTTTTGATAACCATAGCCAAACTCTCCTATCAACTTGGATAAATAACACAAATCCATGCACATGGAGAGGAATTCAATGTCACAAATCCAAATCCATTTCCATCATAAACCTTGAAAATTTTGGACTTAAAGGTACACTTcactctctcactttttcttcaTTCCCAAACCTCATAACCATAAACATCTACCGTAACCACTTTTATGGAACCATTCCTCCACAAATTGGTAACATGTCAAAAATAAGCACATTGAATTTTTCTCGAAACCCTATTGAGGGTTCCATTCCTCAACAAATTTTCACTTTGAAAAGTTTACAAAACCTTGATTTTTCAGTTTGTAAACTAAGTGGAGAAATTTCTAACTCCATAGGAAATTTATCCAATTTATTATATCTAGATTTAGGAAGCAATGATTTTTCTGGTGGATCTATTCCTCCTGAGATTGGAAAATTGAACAAATTAGGGTATCTAGCAATTCCGGAAAGTAGCCTAATTGGTTCAATTCCAAAAGAAATTGGGCTTTTGACAAACCTTATTCTTATTGATTTGTCATGCAATTCTCTATCTGGTGTTATCCCTGAAACCATAGGTAACATGAGTAAATTGAATAAACTTATACTTTCTAATAACACCATGTTCTCTGGTCCAATTCCACAATCCTTGTGGAACATGTCTAGCTTGAATGTGATTTACTTTCAAAATATGAATCTTTCTGGTTCCATCTCCGATTCTATACAAAACTTGGTTAATTTGAATGAACTTGCACTTGATGAAAATCGCCTTTCGGGATCCATTCCTTCCACAATTGGAAAGTTGAAAAATCTAGTTGTTTTGTATTTGTTGTTTAATCGTCTTTCTGGATCAATTCCTGCCTCGATAGGTAATTTAATCAATTTGGATGTTCTTAGTCTCCAAGTAAACAATCTGTCTGGAACAATTCCAGATTCAATTGGAAATTTGAAGAAGCTCACTGTTTTTGAAGTAGCTAGCAATAAACTTCACGGTAGAATCCCAAATGGACTTTACAACATTACCAATTGGGAGTCCTTTGTTGTGTCTGAGAATTATTTGGTTGGCCATTTGCCGTCTCAAATATGCTCTGGTGGAAAATTAAGCTACTTAAATGCTTATCACAATCGTTTCACCGGTCCGGTGCCAACAAGTTTGAAAAATTGTTCTAGCATTGAAAGAATCAGGCTCGAGGAGAATCAAATCGAAGGAGATATATCACAAGATTTTGGTGTATATCCGAAATTGCGGTATCTTGATATGAGTGACAATAAATTTCATGGACACCTTTCAACAAACTGGGAAAAGAGTCTTGATCTGGATACTTTCAAGGTATCAAACAATAATATTTCTGGCGTTATACCATTAGAAATTATTGGTTTAACCAAGCTAGGTAAGCTTCATCTTTCTTCAAATCAATTGACTGGGAAACTTCCAAAGGAATTAGGAGACATGAAATCATTAGTTGAACTCAAGATTAGTAACAATCAACTCAGAGATAATATCCCAATAGAAATTGGAATGCTGCAAAGACTTGAAATGTTGGATCTCGGTGGAAACGAGTTGAGTGGCACGATACCGGAAGAAGTTACGAGGCTACCGAGGTTACGACTGTTGAATTTAAGCAGAAATAAAATTGAAGGAAGTATTCCACATCAGTTTGGTTCAGCTCTTGAGTCACTTGATCTCAGTGGCAATTTTTTGAATGGAAAAATACCAACAGCTTTTGGAGATTTGGTGCAGTTGTCAATGTTGAATCTCTCACATAATATGCTTTCTGGAACCATTCCTCTAAATTTTGAGAGGAGTTTGGATTTCGTTAACATATCAGACAACCAGTTAGACGGACCGCTTCCGAAAATTCCGGCTTTTCTTAATGCTTCATTTGAATCATTCAAAAATAACAAAGGCTTGTGTGGAAATATCTCAGGATTGGATCCTTGTGCAACAAGCCATAGTCGAAAGAGCAAAAATGTCCTTTGGTCAGTATTGATTGCTCTAGGAGCTTTAATATTAGCGGTGTGCAGTGTCGGAGTTTCAATGTATATTTTGTGTCGAAGAAAATCATCAAAGAAAGAAAGCCAAACTGAAGAAGCACAAAGGGGAGTACTGTTTTCAATTTGGACTCATGATGGGAAAATGATGTTTGAAAATATCATTGAAGCTACTGAGAATTTTGATGACAAACACCTCATCGGAGTTGGGAGTCAAGGAAGTGTTTACAAAGCAGAGTTGTCTTCAGATTTGGTTGTTGCTGTTAAGAAGTTTCATTTTGTAACAGATGAAACAAAGTCATATTTCAGTTCAAAGCCTTTTATCAGTGAGATTGAAACCTTGACAGAAATCAAACACAGGAACATCATAAAGCTTTATGGATTTTGTTCACATTCTAAGTTCTCATTCTTGGTTTACAAGTTCATGGAAGGTGGAAGCTTAGATAAAATGCTAAACAATGACACACAAGCCACTGCGTTTGATTGGGAAAAGAGGGTGAATGTTGTTAAAGGTGTTGCCAATGCTTTGTCCTACCTGCATCATGATTGCTCGCCTCCAATTATTCATCGCGACATATCAAGCAAAAACGTTCTCCTTAATCTTGACTATGAAGCTCATGTCTCCGACTTCGGGACGGCTAAGTTTCTAAAGCCTGGTTTACCTAGTTATACCCATTTTGCAGGAACTTTTGGGTATGCAGCTCCAG AATTGGCACAAACAGTGGAAGCGAATGAGAAATGTGATGTTTACAGCTTCGGAGTTCTTGCATTGGAAATCATAATGGGAAAACATCCCGGAGATCTCATTTCATTATTTTTGTCACCATCTACAAGATCAATGGCTGATAATATGTTGTTGAAAGATGTTTTAGATCAACGACCTCAACAAGTTATGAAACCAATTGATGAAGAAGTGATCTTGATTGCAAGGTTGGCATTGGCTTGCTTGAGTCAAAAACCACATTCTAGACCAACCATGGAACAAGTATCCAAGATGCTTGCAATAGGAAAAACACCTTTGGGGAACCAACTTCGCATGATTAGACTAGGACAACTAGAATAA